In Pochonia chlamydosporia 170 chromosome 3, whole genome shotgun sequence, the following are encoded in one genomic region:
- a CDS encoding tyrosine-protein kinase, active site protein (similar to Metarhizium robertsii ARSEF 23 XP_007819896.1), with translation MATQDNHVVGIGAEPKLLGSFDLVWKYLGQLDESNKEAPSRPTVPHLGMESEGSILLYSTSDRNVTLRPDKTVIKSGKTISLEEAEALQVAAQAGLLVPRILTTDSQPGGINVLQMSHVDGQPLSEVWSTMTPRQKRCIALQLREILTNMRSLQAPTRLVGACSGGQFRDTRLCHSHYFPSLVNEDEFNRYLILSLSHVTPRPVRDAFARQQRNNHRIVFTHGDLSPRNIIVSNDRIVGIVDWEEAGWFPEYWEYVKFFLRTGAEDGDWPSYAYDIFPDAYHDQLVLYFSILQWQSP, from the exons ATGGCGACGCAAGACAACCACGTCGTTGGGATTGGTGCGGAGCCAAAACTCCTGGGGAGTTTCGACCTCGTGTGGAAATACTTGGGGCAGTTAGATGAAAGTAATAAAGAAGCGCCGTCACGACCAACCGTCCCCCATCTTGGCATGGAGTCAGAAG GCTCCATCCTTCTTTACAGCACCTCGGACCGAAATGTCACCCTCCGCCCCGACAAAACCGTCATCAAGTCCGGCAAGACCATTTCTCTCGAGGAAGCTGAAGCCCTGCAAGTTGCCGCCCAAGCAGGACTTCTTGTGCCCCGGATCTTGACCACCGACAGCCAACCTGGCGGCATCAACGTTCTCCAAATGagccatgttgatggccagCCGCTCTCCGAAGTCTGGTCGACCATGACACCTCGTCAGAAGCGCTGTATCGCCCTCCAACTCCGCGAGATACTCACCAATATGCGATCGTTACAAGCCCCTACCAGATTAGTGGGTGCTTGTAGCGGTGGCCAGTTCCGCGACACGAGGCTCTGCCACTCGCACTACTTCCCGTCCCTGGTAAACGAGGACGAGTTCAACCGGTATCTGATATTGAGTTTGTCGCATGTTACGCCGAGACCGGTGCGGGACGCATTCGCCAGACAGCAGAGGAATAATCACCGCATCGTCTTTACACACGGGGACTTGAGTCCCAGAAATATCATTGTATCTAACGATAGGATTGTGGGGATTGTGGACTGGGAAGAAGCAGGTTGGTTCCCCGAGTACTGGGAGTACGTCAAGTTCTTCTTGAGGACTGGCGCCGAGGACGGGGACTGGCCATCATATGCATATGATATATTCCCCGACGCATATCACGATCAACTGGTCCTATATTTTTCTATTCTACAGTGGCAGTCGCCGTAG